From a region of the Stenotrophomonas sp. BIO128-Bstrain genome:
- a CDS encoding tubulin-like doman-containing protein has protein sequence MNDATESTSLPGQPPQVTEKIRPTLFIALGGTGMKVNIRLRRRILNAIWGGNAKVENVADFPVAQFINFDLDAGEVTQDGKSVKTDVLAEQVAFTPEEKIIERLDLNKYTQSDDELRRHREVAEWFPLTPERIRLLGVDPSKGAGQIRALSRLYFFDKYPVIRDKLRDKIETLLSNIGARADKLKKLGLEVEPGKVRVVITGSAAGGTGSGSFLDMGYLAKAILKEKNVEGKVDLYMVLPGGFITTTNPDRIQANGYAALMELETALRGNVLVKHWDASDNLHIDSRPYDDVYIVDNTNVAMAKTSEQEDIYEMLSDVFFTDFTSQDFANRKRSVAVNQNQHKIRAYSVPLPQDYGDDTELRFTASYSGVGQAVLDTQVEARQNVRMNRQVQAMLKAFFGIANIQAPGNRPTDKERDDFLREQLAIVPRTFTDIPQFLSRGDLATLNGEFTHYQVADDLLKVTGDASIGAQIEQKVENAFQQLMHGSADRDQWPLHVQDVIKQLERDTKGNRVDSADRNHEVRIKENRQRVLLSITDEAELPAQIFRRLDDDERGGLDYTLALVEMIKDRLENEGTGIVPALERNAQRFAEISERLQNAELAREFERLKETTGKGLLARISGKDKQAETVLAQIKETIRDSLLFYVRSVASREAANLLRDVSGWLGVKEAVDAHGRPLWSGFVGRLQDGRQSVESLLLHVERDIGKIEAAIAEKHATLIALKAPQDEEQPAIDPAEFRQWAKEAFKDFGGSQTLFQKLLSDDGAQEVLGKLRNKAVAQLPQVDARTQTDPLMQALAALTPEQLRETFRLLLQRAMPWVPLNLNGGFDISKDRYTCLVGVKDARLFRRQYGAMLEQAVPQGTGMTASQIDFVESGIPGKLICFTELSGFPVPALTPLPTYQAAYRKEAARIPLHIHKRVSQFVQPIQFTQGQYRQFAEDFRIYLHALGLGVLKRRADGKYEITLEGDGFSIGDEFSVRQSGLDGNDKRNIEEQLRQRSANVRDPLQLAVLAQLFRHYATVAYKPIKQEDQQGRESLKKRFPYKLSEMLATDYRQKLVQAAGDEADRIEERARALFDAWTQPVSGSSADVYADEVATDRGDKRQVNDAFAQMLGVTSIAGASAARLAPGAVPPPPPQGSLPGAPPPPPPMVDYSYYVGYNNQSLGPYTVQQLQQFVGTGNINRNSLLWREGIEWSAAGALPELGHLFTAPSAPQPPAPPPPPTGY, from the coding sequence ATGAACGATGCCACCGAAAGTACTTCCCTGCCCGGTCAGCCGCCGCAGGTAACCGAGAAGATCCGTCCGACGCTGTTCATCGCCCTCGGCGGCACCGGCATGAAGGTCAACATCCGTCTGCGCCGCCGCATTCTCAATGCGATCTGGGGCGGCAACGCGAAGGTCGAGAACGTCGCTGACTTCCCGGTGGCACAGTTCATCAACTTCGATCTGGATGCCGGTGAGGTCACCCAGGACGGCAAGTCGGTCAAGACCGACGTACTGGCCGAGCAGGTCGCCTTCACTCCAGAAGAGAAGATCATCGAGCGGCTGGACCTCAACAAGTACACCCAGTCCGACGACGAGCTGCGGCGTCATCGGGAAGTAGCTGAATGGTTCCCGCTCACGCCCGAGCGCATCCGCCTGCTGGGCGTGGATCCAAGTAAAGGCGCAGGCCAGATCCGTGCGCTGTCCCGCCTGTACTTCTTCGACAAGTATCCGGTGATCCGGGACAAGCTGCGCGACAAGATCGAGACGCTGCTGAGCAACATCGGCGCGCGTGCGGACAAGCTCAAGAAGCTGGGACTGGAAGTGGAGCCGGGCAAGGTGCGGGTGGTCATCACCGGCTCGGCGGCCGGCGGCACGGGCTCCGGCTCGTTCCTGGACATGGGCTATCTGGCCAAGGCGATCCTCAAGGAGAAGAATGTCGAGGGCAAGGTCGACCTGTACATGGTCCTTCCCGGCGGCTTCATCACCACCACCAACCCCGACCGCATCCAGGCCAACGGTTACGCCGCGTTGATGGAGCTTGAGACTGCACTGCGCGGCAATGTCCTGGTCAAGCATTGGGATGCCTCGGACAACCTGCACATCGACAGTCGCCCGTACGACGATGTGTACATCGTCGACAACACCAACGTGGCGATGGCCAAGACCAGTGAACAGGAAGACATCTACGAGATGCTCTCGGATGTCTTCTTCACCGACTTCACCTCCCAGGACTTCGCCAACCGCAAGCGCTCTGTGGCCGTCAACCAGAACCAGCACAAGATCCGCGCCTATTCGGTTCCGCTGCCGCAGGACTATGGTGACGATACGGAACTGCGTTTCACCGCGAGCTACTCCGGCGTCGGCCAGGCCGTGCTTGATACCCAGGTGGAAGCGCGCCAGAACGTACGCATGAACCGCCAGGTGCAGGCGATGCTCAAGGCGTTCTTCGGCATCGCCAATATCCAGGCCCCGGGCAACCGCCCCACTGATAAAGAACGCGATGATTTCCTGCGTGAGCAGCTGGCGATCGTGCCACGCACCTTTACGGATATTCCGCAGTTCCTCTCCCGCGGCGATCTTGCCACGCTCAACGGTGAGTTCACGCACTACCAGGTCGCTGATGATCTGTTGAAAGTGACCGGCGACGCCAGCATCGGTGCGCAGATCGAACAGAAAGTCGAGAATGCCTTCCAGCAGCTGATGCACGGCAGCGCTGACCGCGACCAATGGCCGCTGCACGTCCAGGATGTGATCAAGCAGCTTGAGCGCGATACCAAGGGCAACCGGGTGGACAGCGCCGACCGCAACCACGAAGTCCGCATCAAGGAGAATCGCCAGCGGGTGTTGCTGTCGATTACCGATGAGGCTGAACTGCCGGCGCAGATCTTCCGGCGCCTGGACGATGACGAGCGCGGTGGCCTGGACTACACGCTGGCCTTGGTGGAAATGATCAAGGACCGGCTCGAGAACGAAGGTACCGGTATCGTTCCTGCGCTGGAACGCAATGCGCAGCGATTCGCCGAGATTTCCGAGAGGCTGCAGAACGCCGAGCTTGCGCGCGAGTTCGAACGCCTCAAGGAGACCACAGGCAAGGGTCTGCTTGCGCGGATCAGCGGCAAGGACAAGCAGGCCGAGACCGTACTGGCGCAGATCAAGGAAACGATCCGCGACAGCCTGCTGTTCTACGTGCGCTCGGTCGCTTCGCGCGAAGCGGCCAACCTGCTGCGCGACGTCTCGGGCTGGCTCGGCGTCAAGGAAGCTGTCGATGCCCACGGCCGCCCGCTGTGGAGTGGTTTCGTCGGGCGCCTGCAGGACGGTCGCCAGTCGGTTGAGTCCCTGCTGCTGCACGTCGAACGTGACATCGGCAAGATCGAGGCGGCCATCGCCGAGAAGCATGCGACCCTGATCGCGCTCAAGGCACCGCAGGACGAAGAGCAGCCGGCAATCGATCCGGCCGAGTTCAGGCAATGGGCCAAGGAAGCATTCAAGGACTTCGGTGGCTCCCAGACGCTGTTCCAGAAGCTGCTCAGCGACGACGGCGCGCAGGAAGTGTTGGGCAAGCTGCGCAACAAGGCCGTGGCACAGCTGCCCCAGGTCGATGCCCGTACCCAGACCGATCCGCTGATGCAGGCGCTGGCCGCGCTTACGCCCGAGCAGCTGCGCGAGACGTTCCGCCTGCTGCTTCAGCGTGCGATGCCATGGGTGCCGCTGAACCTCAACGGTGGATTTGATATCTCCAAGGACCGCTACACCTGCCTGGTCGGCGTAAAGGATGCGCGCCTGTTCCGCCGCCAGTACGGCGCGATGCTGGAGCAGGCCGTACCGCAGGGCACCGGCATGACCGCCAGCCAGATCGACTTCGTCGAATCCGGCATTCCGGGCAAGCTGATCTGCTTCACCGAGTTGTCTGGCTTCCCGGTTCCGGCACTCACGCCACTGCCGACCTATCAGGCGGCTTACCGGAAAGAGGCGGCCCGTATTCCGCTGCACATCCACAAGCGGGTCAGCCAGTTCGTGCAGCCCATCCAGTTCACTCAGGGCCAGTACCGGCAGTTCGCTGAGGATTTCAGGATATACCTGCATGCCCTCGGCCTGGGGGTGCTCAAGCGCCGTGCCGATGGCAAGTATGAGATCACGCTGGAAGGCGACGGGTTCAGCATCGGCGATGAATTCTCCGTGCGGCAGAGTGGCCTGGACGGGAATGACAAACGCAACATCGAAGAACAGCTTCGCCAGCGCTCGGCCAACGTGCGCGACCCGCTGCAGCTGGCTGTGCTGGCCCAGCTGTTCCGGCATTACGCCACCGTGGCATACAAGCCGATCAAGCAGGAGGACCAGCAGGGTCGCGAAAGCTTGAAGAAGCGCTTCCCCTACAAGCTGAGTGAGATGTTGGCCACCGACTATCGGCAGAAGCTGGTGCAGGCCGCCGGTGACGAAGCCGACCGGATCGAAGAGCGCGCCCGTGCATTGTTCGACGCCTGGACGCAGCCGGTTTCCGGCTCTTCGGCCGATGTCTATGCTGACGAGGTCGCCACCGACCGGGGCGACAAGCGACAGGTAAATGATGCCTTCGCCCAGATGCTTGGCGTTACGTCCATTGCGGGCGCGAGCGCGGCGAGGCTTGCCCCGGGCGCGGTACCACCGCCTCCACCGCAGGGCAGCCTGCCCGGGGCACCCCCGCCACCGCCGCCGATGGTCGATTACAGCTACTACGTCGGCTACAACAACCAGTCGCTGGGACCGTATACGGTCCAGCAGCTGCAGCAGTTCGTGGGCACCGGCAACATCAACCGCAACAGCCTGCTCTGGCGCGAAGGCATCGAGTGGAGCGCGGCCGGTGCACTGCCGGAACTGGGCCATCTGTTCACCGCCCCATCGGCCCCGCAACCGCCGGCTCCCCCGCCGCCGCCCACCGGGTACTGA
- a CDS encoding energy transducer TonB has protein sequence MPLVLVCLVLGGLFWAIFLRDRGTSPTVSAGRIEAHRAAVESCLARADLACARVALLGIQRDLPGEENWRDLQVRVTALEADLAKQAEPARPTRAATPAPAPAPTAAQVPLHTEVAQAPPLPASIPDRSAQVDAASRERAPVRYPPDAVRTGARGTVLLSIDVAEDGTATAISVMRASRVRSLDRAALEAARRWRYLPAIRDGQASASTMQLEVSFSPDAGNASDMADLRQPDNSYPPKAPTISLPPAAAPEAGLLSKARVELQQGRYDVAVALGESALQVNPDSAAARSLIRQAKAERDRVMRETTIE, from the coding sequence GTGCCGCTGGTCCTGGTCTGCCTGGTTCTGGGTGGGCTGTTCTGGGCGATCTTCCTGCGCGATCGAGGTACGTCGCCAACGGTGTCTGCCGGGCGCATCGAAGCGCATCGTGCGGCTGTGGAGTCATGCCTCGCGCGGGCGGACCTGGCCTGTGCACGCGTCGCCTTGCTGGGCATACAGCGCGATCTGCCGGGTGAAGAGAACTGGCGCGATCTGCAGGTCCGGGTGACTGCATTGGAAGCCGACCTTGCCAAGCAGGCCGAGCCCGCGCGCCCGACCCGCGCAGCGACACCGGCACCGGCTCCAGCGCCAACCGCCGCACAAGTACCCCTCCACACTGAGGTTGCCCAGGCGCCCCCCCTACCTGCGTCGATCCCGGACCGGTCTGCACAGGTGGATGCCGCATCGCGCGAGCGCGCTCCCGTGCGCTATCCGCCGGATGCAGTGCGTACCGGGGCACGCGGAACCGTTCTGCTCAGCATCGATGTTGCCGAAGATGGCACTGCGACGGCCATTTCGGTGATGCGCGCCAGTCGGGTGCGGTCGCTGGACCGTGCTGCGCTGGAAGCAGCGCGTCGCTGGCGTTACCTACCGGCCATCCGGGACGGACAGGCGAGTGCAAGCACGATGCAGCTGGAGGTGAGCTTCAGCCCAGACGCGGGCAACGCCTCAGACATGGCCGACCTGCGCCAACCTGACAACAGCTACCCGCCCAAAGCGCCGACGATCTCGCTGCCACCGGCAGCGGCGCCGGAAGCAGGCCTGCTGAGCAAGGCGCGGGTTGAACTGCAGCAAGGCCGCTACGACGTCGCCGTAGCCCTGGGCGAATCGGCCCTGCAGGTCAATCCCGACTCAGCGGCTGCCCGGTCGCTCATCCGCCAAGCAAAGGCGGAGCGCGACCGTGTCATGCGCGAAACCACCATCGAATGA
- a CDS encoding histone gives MSNGNGVTTVLSQTVEDAKETATNVGETIAHVAEDAVASVKKTAKRARKAATTQVAKVKKAVTKVEKTVAKKADKAAKSVGKTLATAKQKLEAAKKNAKAEATAIKKQVAKKKATAEKAVTKTTKAAGKKATTAKKAVTKKAAAAKKTVTKKVATAKKAVAKKTATAKKAVTKKTAAAKKTVGKKVAAARTAVAKKSATAKKAVTKKTAAAKKVAGKKTAVAKKTVGKKVATAKKAVAKKSATAKKAVTRKTATAKKVAGKKTAVARKSVGKKVATAKKAVTKKTAAARKTVGKKVATAKKAVAKKAPARKAAPAKRAAAKPVARKAPAKRARK, from the coding sequence ATGAGCAACGGTAATGGTGTGACCACGGTTCTCTCGCAGACCGTCGAAGATGCAAAAGAAACCGCCACCAACGTCGGCGAGACCATCGCACACGTAGCGGAAGATGCAGTCGCTTCGGTCAAGAAGACCGCCAAGCGCGCGCGCAAGGCTGCCACCACCCAGGTCGCCAAGGTCAAGAAGGCCGTGACCAAGGTCGAGAAGACCGTCGCCAAGAAGGCTGACAAGGCGGCCAAGTCGGTCGGCAAGACCCTGGCCACCGCCAAGCAGAAGCTGGAAGCGGCCAAGAAGAACGCCAAGGCCGAAGCCACCGCGATCAAGAAGCAGGTCGCCAAGAAGAAGGCCACCGCTGAAAAGGCCGTGACCAAGACCACCAAGGCTGCCGGCAAGAAGGCCACCACCGCCAAGAAGGCCGTGACCAAGAAGGCGGCTGCTGCCAAGAAGACCGTGACCAAGAAGGTCGCCACCGCCAAGAAGGCCGTCGCCAAGAAGACCGCGACCGCCAAGAAGGCCGTGACCAAGAAGACCGCCGCCGCCAAGAAGACCGTCGGCAAGAAGGTCGCCGCTGCCCGGACCGCTGTTGCCAAGAAGTCGGCGACCGCCAAGAAGGCCGTGACCAAGAAGACCGCAGCGGCCAAGAAGGTTGCCGGCAAGAAGACCGCCGTCGCCAAGAAGACCGTCGGCAAGAAGGTCGCCACCGCCAAGAAGGCCGTTGCCAAGAAGTCGGCGACCGCCAAGAAGGCCGTGACCCGGAAGACCGCGACCGCCAAGAAGGTGGCCGGCAAGAAGACCGCCGTCGCCCGCAAGTCGGTCGGCAAGAAGGTCGCCACCGCCAAGAAGGCCGTGACCAAGAAGACCGCAGCGGCCAGGAAGACCGTCGGCAAGAAGGTCGCAACCGCCAAGAAGGCGGTGGCCAAGAAGGCCCCGGCCCGCAAGGCCGCCCCGGCCAAGCGTGCTGCGGCCAAGCCGGTTGCCCGCAAGGCACCGGCCAAGCGCGCGCGCAAGTAA